A DNA window from Citrobacter tructae contains the following coding sequences:
- a CDS encoding ryhB-regulated fur leader peptide: protein MIRIISSAISVTSFNEVNRLATGQIPHD, encoded by the coding sequence ATGATACGCATTATCTCAAGTGCAATTTCTGTCACTTCTTTTAATGAAGTGAACCGTTTAGCTACAGGACAGATTCCGCATGACTGA
- the chiQ gene encoding ChiQ/YbfN family lipoprotein yields MKKLILIAIMATGLVACAQSPAPKEDSRLKEAYSACINTAQGSPEKIEACQSVLNVLKKEKQHQQFANEESVRVLDYQQCIQATRTGNDQAVSADCDKVWQEIRSKNTAQ; encoded by the coding sequence ATGAAAAAACTGATACTCATCGCCATTATGGCAACCGGGCTGGTGGCCTGTGCGCAATCGCCTGCACCAAAAGAAGACAGCCGTTTGAAAGAAGCCTACAGCGCCTGTATTAACACCGCCCAGGGATCGCCAGAGAAAATCGAGGCCTGCCAAAGCGTGTTAAACGTGCTGAAGAAAGAAAAACAGCATCAGCAGTTTGCCAATGAAGAAAGCGTACGGGTACTGGATTACCAGCAGTGTATCCAGGCGACGCGTACAGGCAACGATCAGGCCGTTTCGGCCGATTGCGACAAGGTCTGGCAGGAAATTCGCAGCAAGAATACGGCTCAGTAA
- the ybfE gene encoding LexA regulated protein: protein MAKEQTDRTTLDLFAQERRPGRPKTNPLSRDEQLRINKRNQLKRDKVRGLKRVELKLNADAVDALNELADARNMSRSELIEEMLMNQLAALHGQA, encoded by the coding sequence ATGGCCAAAGAACAAACGGACCGTACGACATTAGATCTGTTCGCGCAGGAGCGTCGCCCGGGACGACCCAAAACCAATCCGCTTTCGCGTGATGAACAGTTACGTATTAATAAACGTAATCAGCTTAAACGCGACAAAGTTCGTGGGCTTAAGCGTGTCGAACTGAAACTGAACGCCGACGCCGTTGACGCGCTGAATGAACTGGCGGACGCGCGTAACATGAGTCGCAGCGAGCTCATCGAAGAGATGCTGATGAACCAACTCGCCGCATTGCATGGTCAGGCATAG
- the chiP gene encoding chitoporin ChiP → MRTFSGKRSTLALAIAGITAMSGFVVAPQVHAEGFIDDSTLTGGIYYWQRERDRKDVTDHDKYKTNLSHSTWNANLDFQSGYAADMFGIDIAAFTAIEMNESSESGHPNEIAFSSKNKGYDEDYSGDKSGISLYKAAAKFKYGPTWARAGYIQPTGQTLLAPHWSFMPGTYQGAEAGANFDYGDAGALSFSYMWANEYKAPWHTEVDKFYQADKKTKVDYLHSVGAKYDFKNNLLLEAAFGQSEGYVDQYFAKASYKFDLGGNPFTTSYQFYGARDKVDDRTVNNIYDGTAWLQALTFGYKVAEVVDLRLEGTWVKADGQQGYFLQRMTPTYASSNGRLDVWWDNRSDFNANGEKAVFFGAMYDLKNWNLPGWAVGASYVYAWDAKPSTWQTNPDAYYDKNRTIEESSYSLDAVYTLQDGRAKGTMFKLHFTQYDNHSDIPSWSGGYGNIFQDERDVKFIVIAPFTIF, encoded by the coding sequence ATGCGTACGTTTAGTGGCAAACGTAGTACGCTGGCGCTGGCTATCGCCGGTATCACAGCAATGTCGGGTTTCGTTGTCGCTCCCCAGGTACACGCCGAAGGTTTTATTGATGATTCTACCTTAACTGGCGGCATCTATTACTGGCAGCGTGAGCGTGACCGTAAAGATGTTACCGATCATGATAAATACAAAACCAACCTTTCTCACTCCACCTGGAACGCTAACCTTGATTTCCAGTCCGGTTACGCGGCTGATATGTTTGGTATTGATATCGCAGCATTTACCGCTATTGAAATGAACGAAAGTAGCGAAAGTGGTCATCCAAACGAAATCGCATTCTCTTCAAAAAATAAAGGTTATGACGAAGATTACTCCGGCGATAAGAGCGGGATTAGCCTTTATAAAGCGGCAGCGAAATTTAAGTATGGCCCAACCTGGGCACGCGCCGGTTATATTCAACCCACCGGGCAGACTTTGCTGGCTCCGCACTGGAGCTTTATGCCGGGTACCTATCAGGGTGCTGAAGCCGGAGCCAATTTTGACTATGGTGACGCGGGCGCATTGAGCTTCTCCTACATGTGGGCCAACGAATATAAAGCACCGTGGCACACCGAAGTCGATAAATTTTATCAGGCCGATAAAAAAACCAAGGTGGATTACCTCCATTCGGTTGGCGCGAAATACGACTTTAAAAATAACCTGTTACTGGAAGCGGCATTTGGTCAGTCCGAAGGCTATGTCGATCAATATTTCGCGAAAGCCAGTTACAAATTTGATTTAGGCGGCAACCCGTTTACCACCAGCTATCAGTTCTACGGCGCACGTGACAAGGTTGATGACCGTACGGTTAACAACATTTATGACGGCACCGCCTGGCTGCAGGCGTTGACTTTTGGCTACAAAGTGGCGGAAGTGGTTGACCTGCGTTTGGAAGGAACCTGGGTTAAAGCGGACGGACAGCAGGGCTACTTCCTGCAGCGTATGACCCCAACTTATGCTTCTTCAAACGGTCGCCTGGACGTGTGGTGGGATAACCGTTCTGACTTCAACGCCAACGGTGAAAAAGCGGTCTTCTTTGGCGCAATGTATGACCTGAAGAACTGGAACCTGCCAGGTTGGGCTGTGGGTGCCTCCTATGTTTACGCCTGGGACGCTAAGCCATCGACCTGGCAGACTAACCCGGATGCGTACTACGACAAAAATCGTACCATCGAAGAGTCGTCTTACAGCCTGGATGCGGTCTACACCCTGCAGGATGGTCGTGCGAAAGGCACCATGTTTAAACTGCACTTCACCCAGTACGACAACCATTCAGACATTCCGAGCTGGAGCGGTGGTTACGGCAACATCTTCCAGGATGAGCGTGACGTGAAGTTTATCGTGATTGCACCATTCACCATCTTCTAA
- the ybfF gene encoding esterase: MKLNIRAQSAQNLHNNSPIVLVHGLFGSLDNLGILARDLVVDHDIIQVDMRNHGLSPRSPEMNYPAMAQDLLDTLDAHQIEKATFIGHSMGGKAVMALTALAPERIDQLVAIDIAPVDYHVRRHDEIFAAINAVTDAQAASRQQAASVMRQFLKEEGVIQFLLKSFVDGEWRFNVPVLWEQYPHIVGWETIPAWDHPALFIPGGNSPYVSEAYRAPLLAQFPQARAHVIAGAGHWVHAEKPDAVLRAIRRYLTERTN; the protein is encoded by the coding sequence ATGAAATTGAATATCCGAGCGCAATCTGCACAAAACCTGCACAATAATTCTCCCATCGTCCTGGTCCATGGTCTGTTTGGCAGTCTGGACAATCTGGGCATACTGGCACGCGATCTGGTCGTCGATCACGATATCATCCAAGTTGATATGCGAAATCATGGCCTTTCTCCCCGTTCCCCCGAGATGAATTACCCGGCGATGGCGCAAGATCTGCTGGATACGTTGGATGCCCACCAAATAGAAAAAGCCACCTTTATTGGCCACTCGATGGGGGGCAAAGCCGTCATGGCACTCACCGCCCTCGCACCGGAACGGATCGATCAGCTTGTGGCTATCGATATCGCCCCGGTTGACTATCATGTCCGCCGTCACGATGAGATCTTCGCTGCAATAAATGCCGTGACGGATGCGCAAGCTGCCTCACGCCAGCAGGCGGCAAGCGTGATGCGCCAATTTCTGAAAGAAGAAGGCGTTATTCAGTTTCTGCTGAAATCCTTTGTTGACGGTGAGTGGCGCTTTAACGTCCCGGTGCTATGGGAACAGTACCCACATATTGTCGGCTGGGAAACCATTCCGGCATGGGACCACCCGGCACTGTTTATCCCCGGCGGCAACTCGCCTTACGTGAGCGAAGCGTATCGCGCCCCACTGCTGGCGCAATTTCCGCAGGCGCGGGCGCACGTTATTGCCGGAGCAGGTCATTGGGTGCATGCAGAAAAACCCGATGCCGTGCTGCGCGCCATCCGTCGTTATCTGACAGAACGCACTAACTGA
- the fldA gene encoding flavodoxin FldA: MAITGIFFGSDTGNTENIAKMIQKQLGKDVADVHDIAKSSKEDLEGYDILLLGIPTWYYGEAQCDWDDFFPTLEDIDFNGKLVALFGCGDQEDYAEYFCDALGTIRDIIEPRGATIVGHWPTAGYHFEASKGLADDDHFVGLAIDEDRQPELTAERVEKWVKQISSELHLDEIINA; the protein is encoded by the coding sequence ATGGCAATCACTGGCATCTTTTTCGGCAGCGACACCGGCAATACCGAAAACATCGCAAAAATGATTCAAAAACAGCTTGGTAAAGACGTTGCCGATGTACATGACATTGCAAAAAGCAGCAAAGAAGACCTGGAAGGGTATGACATTTTGCTGCTCGGCATCCCTACCTGGTACTACGGTGAAGCGCAGTGTGACTGGGACGACTTCTTCCCGACTCTCGAAGACATTGATTTTAACGGCAAACTGGTTGCGTTGTTTGGCTGCGGCGACCAGGAAGATTACGCAGAATATTTCTGTGATGCGTTAGGTACAATTCGCGACATCATCGAACCACGTGGTGCAACTATCGTCGGCCACTGGCCAACGGCAGGTTATCACTTTGAAGCGTCCAAAGGTCTGGCGGACGACGATCACTTTGTTGGCCTGGCTATCGACGAAGATCGCCAGCCGGAGCTGACCGCTGAACGCGTAGAAAAATGGGTTAAGCAGATTTCATCCGAACTGCATCTCGACGAAATCATTAACGCCTGA
- the fur gene encoding ferric iron uptake transcriptional regulator encodes MTDNNTALKKAGLKVTLPRLKILEVLQGPDNHHVSAEDLYKRLIDMGEEIGLATVYRVLNQFDDAGIVTRHNFEGGKSVFELTQQHHHDHLICLDCGKVVEFSDDSIEARQREIAAKHGIRLTNHSLYLYGHCAEGDCREDDHAHDAK; translated from the coding sequence ATGACTGACAACAATACCGCATTAAAGAAGGCTGGCCTGAAAGTAACGCTTCCTCGTTTAAAAATTCTGGAAGTTCTTCAGGGACCGGATAACCATCACGTCAGTGCGGAAGACTTATACAAACGCCTGATCGATATGGGTGAAGAGATTGGTCTGGCGACCGTGTATCGTGTGCTGAACCAATTTGACGATGCTGGTATCGTGACCCGCCATAATTTCGAAGGGGGTAAATCCGTCTTCGAACTGACCCAGCAACATCATCACGATCACCTGATCTGCCTCGACTGTGGCAAAGTGGTCGAATTCAGTGATGACTCCATCGAAGCGCGCCAGCGTGAGATTGCGGCTAAACATGGTATTCGTCTAACCAACCATAGCCTCTATCTTTACGGCCACTGTGCTGAAGGCGATTGCCGCGAAGATGATCATGCACACGATGCCAAGTAA